The genomic window CCAGGCTTTaatgttttggaaatattttaattgaaattgaaatatttgagttgactttgttcttttgaattacctaattattttaccatttcacttttcgaaatgtttagagccaggtttatttaaccattcatttccatagtaattatttatatcttaaaattataagtcttgccttttccaaactgaatcgattttgttgaagatcatcgccaattctttagtttttttcgggtatggaaccccaagctcgcacttgaaacatcaaacgtataacaccccctttttttagttcgggggttaaaaacatgCTCAAATGTTTTCAATGTTCGGATTAGTTTTTCAGTAGGCACCAGTTTCCTGTACTCAATGCTAGTTAaggtgtagttttttttttcagactaCTTTATTTCGTGGTAGTAAGACTCttcaatgtatttaaaattcctACTTTATTTTATCGATTTACAGAAGATTATAAAATAGCATCCAAATGCAGTAAAATTGTTCGTGAATTCACTGAAAAAGTAAGTTATGAATTCAGCCAATTAAATCGCAGCCATCGCAGTATTgacagaatttaattttagattattgCGGAGAAGAGAAACAAATACGAAAAAatcgataataatttaattgatgttAAAGCAAACaagaaaaatgaatacaaaaaaccattattggaatttttaatggattttactaaaaataacgAACAATTCACTGATGCACAACTTCGTGACGAAGTtaacttcattatttttgcgGTATTTAGGAAAATATATCCTCTTTTCCATGGAATTCTTTTAACGGAATGGGTAGAAATTTGAGAGGCTGTGAATTTCTTGCTTGAGAATTTTTTCCTCtacgaaagttttttttttataaacatatgttTCAGATTTAGTAGGGAACtcaaaaatgaatgttttgtatatattttcgtacaaactttcatcccttatttcactcttttaggggataaatttcaaaaaatcatttcttaaatgagacctatattataatatcaaaatcggagctgttattgaggactacCTAAGAATAGGACTCCTTGAGAGGATTccctattttatgtattcctttatccgatTATTCTATCGCCTTCAAACAATGTTCATAAATTTAAAGCTTGTCAcgcatgtaaaaattttaaggtaCCCTGAAACAGctcaattatgaaatttttcgtagaggaaaaagttattaaacaaGACAGTTTCCTCAACAGTCTTCCAGATTAACTGCCATTTTGAAATGCCTATTAAATTCTATGCTTGACGAGCCTACAAATTTTTCTCACTAGGCTTACGAAACATCAGCAAATGCTCTAAgctatgttttattaaatttggctGCACACAAGGACATACAAACTAAAGTGTACAACGAAATATTGGATGTTCTTGGGGAAAATAATGGAGACTcaatcaaatttgatgatttaccAAAACTGAAATACATGGAAATGGTTATTAAAGAATCAATGCGAAGGTACTCAACAGTCCCATTTATGGGAAGGCAGGCGACTCAGGATATCAAAATTGGTAATGTTTAATTCTTTGCATTTTTTACGAGTAGTAAAAATTCCGCTCtcgtaataaaaaacaaaaagctagagtaataatatataagattatgcGTTTCTGTAGGTGATTATACAATTGCAAAAGGTGTCATTATAACAATTCCAATAATAGctgtacatttaaataaaaattattgggaaaatcCACTAAAATTTGATCCAGAACGTTTTACaccagaaaatataaaaaatcgtcATCCTTACGCTTATATTCCATTTAGTGCTGGTCCAAGAAATTGTATTGGTAAAAATTCCCATAATAACAAATTCGaattaaaatatgcaatttttacttagataagtcaataaaattttgttctaggTATTCGATATGCATGGATCGTTATGAAAATAACTTTAGCCACATTATTAAGTCGATACGAATTTCATACCGATTTAAATTTGGATGAATTACGTTTCCAA from Chrysoperla carnea chromosome 2, inChrCarn1.1, whole genome shotgun sequence includes these protein-coding regions:
- the LOC123293471 gene encoding cytochrome P450 4C1-like isoform X1 gives rise to the protein MFLTLLLTCLVNKIIAVVLLVTVIVVSVRIYLWNYLRMCYYASKLPGPPAYPIIGNGELLFGSHEEVSHNLLDMCLQYQKSLIRLWLGPIPLVLTLDPRAIQEVLNNPNALEKSFVHKIVWNTTMGKSIFTSEVPEWKHHRGIIVKGFSPIILKSYFKIFVEKINILSENLDFELNKETSFDIFKYLSRTTVDSVCGSTMGVNINSHKHSESYFDATHRLLYFVVVRLFNVFKIPTLFYRFTEDYKIASKCSKIVREFTEKIIAEKRNKYEKIDNNLIDVKANKKNEYKKPLLEFLMDFTKNNEQFTDAQLRDEVNFIIFAAYETSANALSYVLLNLAAHKDIQTKVYNEILDVLGENNGDSIKFDDLPKLKYMEMVIKESMRRYSTVPFMGRQATQDIKIGDYTIAKGVIITIPIIAVHLNKNYWENPLKFDPERFTPENIKNRHPYAYIPFSAGPRNCIGIRYAWIVMKITLATLLSRYEFHTDLNLDELRFQFNVSLTLVNGHQVRITPRQNL
- the LOC123293471 gene encoding cytochrome P450 4c21-like isoform X2, whose protein sequence is MFLTLLLTCLVNKIIAVVLLVTVIVVSVRIYLWNYLRMCYYASKLPGPPAYPIIGNGELLFGSHEEVSHNLLDMCLQYQKSLIRLWLGPIPLVLTLDPRAIQEVLNNPNALEKSFVHKIVWNTTMGKSIFTSEVPEWKHHRGIIVKGFSPIILKSYFKIFVEKINILSENLDFELNKETSFDIFKYLSRTTVDSVCGSTMGVNINSHKHSESYFDATHRLLYFVVVRLFNVFKIPTLFYRFTEDYKIASKCSKIVREFTEKIIAEKRNKYEKIDNNLIDVKANKKNEYKKPLLEFLMDFTKNNEQFTDAQLRDEVNFIIFAAYETSANALSYVLLNLAAHKDIQTKVYNEILDVLGENNGDSIKFDDLPKLKYMEMVIKESMRRYSTVPFMGRQATQDIKIGDYTIAKGVIITIPIIAVHLNKNYWENPLKFDPERFTPENIKNRHPYAYIPFSAGPRNCIGIRYAWIVMKITLATLLSRYEFHTDLNLDELRFQFNVSLTLVNGHQKVPN